One genomic window of Candidatus Hinthialibacter antarcticus includes the following:
- a CDS encoding glycosyltransferase family 2 protein has protein sequence MMKTEVIIPAYNEEHSIAQVIEAIPAGCVERIIVVDNASTDATASLAREAGAHVVYEGQRGYGSACLRGIEEASDADVILFLDADFSDDPSKAPELLSPIINNKADLVIGSRILGDADPGALPPHARFGNILACFLIRRLYGYAFTDLGPFRAIRRDALERIEMKDTNYGWTVEMQVKAAIAGLRCVEIPVPYKIRIGRSKISGTISGSVKAGVKILWTVFSLWFQRRPERN, from the coding sequence CCGAAGTGATTATTCCGGCCTATAACGAAGAACACTCAATCGCACAGGTGATTGAAGCCATTCCTGCGGGATGCGTTGAGCGAATCATCGTTGTTGATAACGCATCAACTGACGCGACAGCGTCGCTTGCGCGTGAGGCTGGCGCCCATGTTGTCTACGAAGGACAGCGGGGCTACGGCAGCGCCTGTCTACGTGGGATTGAAGAAGCCTCTGACGCGGATGTCATTCTGTTCTTGGATGCGGATTTTAGCGACGACCCATCGAAGGCGCCTGAACTATTGTCTCCTATCATCAATAATAAAGCCGATTTAGTGATCGGGTCGCGCATCCTTGGCGACGCCGACCCTGGCGCGCTGCCTCCACATGCGCGTTTTGGAAATATCCTGGCGTGCTTTCTGATTCGCCGTCTCTACGGATACGCCTTTACTGATTTGGGGCCGTTTCGGGCGATTCGGCGTGATGCGTTAGAGCGAATCGAGATGAAAGATACCAACTATGGTTGGACGGTTGAAATGCAGGTGAAGGCGGCCATCGCCGGGCTGCGTTGCGTTGAGATTCCGGTTCCGTATAAGATTCGAATCGGGCGCTCAAAAATATCCGGTACCATTTCGGGCAGCGTCAAAGCGGGAGTAAAAATCCTCTGGACTGTGTTTTCTTTATGGTTTCAACGAAGACCCGAGAGGAATTAA
- a CDS encoding TIGR04282 family arsenosugar biosynthesis glycosyltransferase, whose protein sequence is MNISQASLFVFVKKPAPGAVKTRLGEAIGFENSARLYQGLAEVCLKRFQRVRNANCTVYFDPPEEARFFQQWFGDGVEYLPQCVGGLGKRLQHGFAKILNNSDAAIALGSDSPDLPLEYLEQAADALSTHDVVIGPTDDGGYYCTGLKKQVPELFDGIHWSTGQVLEQTLQRCESLDLSVYTAPQWSDIDYKDDLIRLCNSDDADIKRFVQQHAQILKDIHVI, encoded by the coding sequence ATGAATATATCGCAGGCTTCCTTATTTGTCTTTGTGAAAAAACCCGCGCCCGGCGCCGTCAAAACGCGTCTGGGTGAAGCAATCGGTTTTGAAAATTCCGCCCGGTTATACCAGGGGTTGGCCGAAGTTTGCCTCAAGCGCTTTCAGCGCGTACGTAATGCGAATTGTACGGTCTACTTTGATCCACCCGAAGAGGCGCGCTTTTTTCAGCAATGGTTTGGCGATGGAGTTGAGTATCTGCCTCAATGCGTGGGAGGGCTGGGAAAACGATTGCAGCATGGCTTCGCCAAAATACTGAACAATTCAGACGCCGCAATCGCCTTGGGCAGCGACAGCCCTGACTTGCCATTAGAATATCTTGAACAGGCCGCTGACGCTTTATCAACTCATGATGTCGTTATCGGGCCTACGGACGATGGCGGGTATTATTGCACTGGATTAAAGAAACAGGTTCCAGAATTGTTTGACGGCATCCATTGGTCGACTGGCCAGGTTCTTGAACAGACGCTGCAACGCTGCGAATCGCTCGATCTTTCAGTCTACACCGCACCGCAATGGAGCGATATCGACTATAAAGATGATTTAATCCGTTTATGCAATTCAGACGATGCAGACATCAAGCGCTTCGTGCAACAACATGCTCAAATCTTAAAAGATATTCATGTGATTTGA